In a genomic window of Wyeomyia smithii strain HCP4-BCI-WySm-NY-G18 chromosome 1, ASM2978416v1, whole genome shotgun sequence:
- the LOC129719107 gene encoding uncharacterized protein LOC129719107 — protein MAFDLAEKNKLNHPFNREARLAGCDWFYGFLKRNPTVSMRSPEGTSAARARAFNKPSVDQFFNVLENKLYTTSYKPSQIYNVDETGVFTVPSRAMKIAAKRGQKRVGIITSAERGETTTVVMCMSASGQYVPPSRGRKRKSEKSCELTTASHHDCLFQAKAQKSMKAMRKVKRELHLVNQTWEKDGHYALAANFGITNNVQNTIM, from the exons ATGGCTTTTGATTTGGCCGAAAAGAATAAACTTAATCATCCGTTCAATCGCGAGGCTCGTTTAGCCGGGTGTGACTGGTTCTACGGATTTTTGAAGCGTAATCCTACGGTTTCAATGCGTTCGCCGGAAGGAACATCAGCCGCAAGAGCCAGAGCTTTTAATAAGCCATCAGTCGACCAATTTTTCAACGTTCTCGAGAATAAACTTTATACCACGTCTTATAAGCCATCACAGATCTATAACGTGGATGAAACTGGCGTTTTCACG GTTCCAAGCAGAGCAATGAAAATTGCTGCAAAAAGAGGTCAAAAACGTGTGGGCATCATAACAAGTGCTGAGAGGGGTGAAACAACAACAGTCGTAATGTGTATGTCCGCGTCTGGACAATACGTACCACCATCAAGAGGCAGAAAACGTAAATCGGAGAAATCTTGCGAGTTGACGACAGCAAGTCATCATGACTGTTTATTTCAAGCTAAAGCACAAAAGTCGATGAAAGCGATGCGTAAAGTTAAGAGAGAG CTTCATTTAGTCAATCAAACTTGGGAGAAGGATGGACATTATGCATTAGCAGCAAACTTTGGTATCACAAACAATGTCCAGAACACGATAATGTGA